The region TTTGCTATTGGACAGGCCTCGTTGATCAGGCCCAGACCCCAAGTCGTGATTGGCCTGTGCTGGACAGCATAGGCCGTAAAAAGGGCTGATGCTACGGCTCCCAGAAAACCAGTGGGATGAGGATGGGTCATCCTGCCTGTCTCCACGGCAACTGCCACCAACGACAACAGCTGGTCAGGCTTTGGATACCTGGTGGGGACAAAGTATTAAAGTCTTTATCAACATTATAATGGAGGATATTTAGCTGAAGGTTTCTCCATAAACCTAATGAGGTCACACAgcagagaaatgttttctgtattaGTATTCTGTTTGGATACAAATTCTGTTTACAGTAATTACTTATTTTCATGCTTCAATTGACTccttgtcatgtttttttctggttCTAGCTAATTTTTCACCATGGAACtctgttatttatttgttattttctgCTTCGTGATCAAAGAATGTACACTTATTCCACTGTTGCATTTATTATAAATTACTTTAAATAAGAGCAGTGGCTGCATGCCTCAATTGTAAATTTAAATGTTCTATCTCACGTTTTGTATGTGTCCTAGGGTGACCAAACCAATGTGCACTGTGCATTTTGCAActtcatttagattttttattgTGCCTCATCATCCTAAATAAAGCTGAAGAGAACCTGCCTGaacgtttctttttttctacaatttgaAAACAGATTTATCACTTTCAATCAATTCCTGATGAATTCCTCTCCACAACCAAATGTGATGAGCTTAGAGCTGAAACGATAAGTGGATTCATTAATTAGTCAATCAAAGTCATTGAAACTACTTTGTTGACGAATTGATTGTTTCAATCATGTTTCAGCAAAAATGTCAGATTCCCGTCAGTAACATAAGAAGGGCAACTCTTTCtcactttaaaaacatattaagAGTTAGAGGATTTATATATCAGGATGATTCTTCTAAGAAACATATGCAAACAGGCGGGACTACTGTACTGCTCTTGTTGCTGCCTGATGATTTCAGATATGTCATAACTGTGTCCCCattcaaacaacaaagcaaactGAAAGGGTTTCTATTTTCGCAGGCCTATGATTACCCATGCATTTTAAGGCTCATTGAGTTTACTTGTAaataaatgtgctatataaataacttGTCCTTGTAGATTACTTGGTACTATTACTAGATATCTTAATTTGTTGGAACACCTGCCATTTAGAGATACAAATTGACAATATAGTGCCACtcaaaacaaaatcaatttGTAACGCTGCTCAGTAAAGCAATACTGCATGTTAATtgacaattaaaaataataaccaAACCCGAGGAGGGCTCAACCTGGAATGCATAAGGATTAGACTAagttattatgtttttattacctGAGGCCAATGCACATAGACCTCATGGCTGCTCCACAGCCCGTCCCCCGTGGATTATAGGGTACTCTGTAGCCCCCTTTCTTTCCTGGCTTCAACAGGGAGACTCCTACaagagcaaatgagaatcaaaAGAGCAAAAGAGAATGGAAGTCAAATCTCTGCCATCATTACTACATATAAATGTgatttggttttaaaatgaaGACTTACCCAGAATGGTTGAATTCCCTGGTGCCCTCCCGTCCATGTCTTTCATCCCCTTCACATATCGAGCAGCCACCTCATGCAGGAGTTTCTCCCCCTCCTTCCCTATGAGGGAGACAATGCAGAGATAACTTGTTTAAACTGCAAGCATTGTCCTCATTAACTTTTTAAAGATGTAAGGGACCCATTAACAAGGCTGGCTGTTTGCCATATCACAGTAAAGGTCCAGTTGAATTTCTACCATTTTCCTTCCACTTGTGCAGAGCTGTAATAGAGCACCAAATCAAGGCAAGACTAGAAATTAGATTTAACCTTTAGTTTTGAGAAGGCGTGGTGCGTGTCCTGATGAGGCCTCAGCAGAATAACACTGACTATCAGTTCAATCCAATAAACTCTTTGTTTGAAACAAAATTAacaaaggagagacagaagccAGAGAGAGCAAAAGGGttcaatgggcctcattcaccaatatcttcctaagttttctcttaaatatatTCTTAAGAAAGTCCCTAAGAAATGTCTACGTctgattcatgacgtgttcttaaacaatTGTTCGCAGGTGTGTTCTTAGAATGATGAATCCCAATGTCTTCATAAATTGCAAGCTCATGCCCGTTGCTCCTATTTAGAATAGGTAAACGCCCCGTTAATTCACATAAAAGGGCATGAGATGGCAGGGCCGTGTGCACACTTAGAGAAATGTCGAAAAGACGTGGTAAAGACAGTGGAGGCCTCGGgtccaaaagaaagaaaaactttagTAATTCTGAAGTGGAAGTACGGAATGCAGTTACTCATGCagtgaacgctgtatccagAGAAGGGTGCAGAACCAATGAAGTAGAAAATATATGGTTTGATCTGAAATCTGaggcaaaaaaatatatttcaaaacaTAGAAGATACTCTTGGCGTATAAATAGCATGATCAATCATTTATTATTGGACGGCAGGGTTCCCCGTTAACATAATTGATGTGAATTGAATGCAAAGCAtggcaagtttatttatataggcctagcacaattcatacacaatggcaattcaaaatgctttacaaatgagcagtagtgtgtatttattaaaacaaacaaacgtataattatgtgtaaaataatgaaaataattagttacaaaatggagagaaaagttAAATTTTAAATTAGAATGTAAGAAAACTGTATAGCTACTTGTTTTGCGCAAACATGTCAGCTCTAAATTGTGtgtaagagtgctcttgagtgtgcatagattctgttcttacctaataacaaatcccaaataagaaaacattggtgaatgcCAGAATCTTTGTGACAACtgcgtaagtggggtttaagaacacatttgttCTTAAGAACGTTTGGTGAATGAGACCCAATGTCATTTTGACCTTACCAGTTGCCAGTCCTTCAGCTGTTGCCAGATGCAGAACTGTGTCATCGCTTACCGGCCAGTCAGGGAGCTCAACCTTTATGTTCTTCAGACCGCCAAGCTCTTTCAGCTCCTGCAAAAGGATGAGGGTAGACATTTTTGGGAAAATACATCTCTAGCAGTGGTTTCGCTTCATCACAAATTCAACTCCTCTTTTCATGTTGGTCCTGCACTGACCTGATGAATAGCTGGTCCCGACTTATTGAACTCCCAAAGCTGGTTCCTGTATCCCAGAGCATCACCGACACCACTCAGCAGCATGGCTGCCTTATAGTGCTCCACTGTAATAGATCTGTTGGCACAAAAGAGACTATTACCACTCTGTTAACAAATGTACAACACTTTGAAGTGCCTGCCTAAGCCAATAGAAAACCTTAACTCAAGATGCTCTTCTTAACAGTCGTTTTTCACTGTCCATAAAAAGGAAACTGTACTGATGAGAAGCTGTTTTAtagtcattttaatttaaaatgttgttatTTGATTTGGTTTGAAAAACGCCCCTAATGTTATTTTTCCCCTAACGCCCctaatgttattattatataatataccgttagcctggatgccagccgaacttagccctgCCCACAACATTCGAAGGTTGGGAAGTTCGGTCGCTCGAACAGGAGCTGTTTGGACAAATCAAATTGtgagggcgggctttatacgatgatggacagatacaGTAACGAACAGTaacgtgtgtctctctctctctctctctctcacacacacacacacacacacacacacacacacacacacacacacacagctgatggtgtcgcgactcagctgttcaagtcacAGAGGCTGGTTATATGGCGCGTTCATGCCACCTTGGAATGACAGGGACCgccccgtgattacgttgtttttcctactaccagcgttcacatggttaggatggtcgggatgcgtgttcttcttcttcatctgttatattggcgtttggcataacaacttgtggcatgactgccaccaactgttggccgtagcctagagcatcaggtgtgtgaaaacctggTGAAAACATGGAGACCACAATAATttactgctgttttcttatgcgagcatacaaacagcacattgtcaggtgtttgtgttatctgcaggacaacgaacgggaaaggacacagataaggtgtttttttttttttttttatacataggcctatttatgaataatttgaaacatgttaggtctgtgtatgtttctcagcagaagcatttgtccacaataaataagtttattgtcattgaaatatgttcagtgaaccaaagtcgcctacatcaaacgtcagtcaacaacgcgtcaccaactgggaaactcggttagcaaaatctggcccgagtttcccacctctgattcccacaggaagggacgtgaatgatgacgttttcactcggaaaaatgtttttccgatgtccaTGAACGCACggttagaacgtaagagacttcacctgtttcaacggccaatagagaagtcagctaaaaactataaaaaataaaattatcaataatccattttatttctacgtTACCAACAGCTTtacgaaatggcagagttttagacggagcggAGCCTCAACAACCGCCCGAAAGCACGGTAGCGTTATAtggtggagagagacagagagagactgaagcgAGGGAGCGCCCAGTGGCGTTAAGGGTCTTTTACACTAGACGCATCCAAGGTGgcaaagccgtgaatcagagaaataaaacgagtttcccacctctgattcacacaggaagtgatgcgaatgatgacgttttcactcgaAAAAAATTTTTTCCCGATGTCTATGAACGCAGCATCTGAGTAtgaccaaagcccgtctacggaaagccgttccactccctattcagccccattgtacctactttggttgcagttccaccagagttccactgggggtgatcgcggtccagtgctaaatgaatgggactctatggagctagacggctaaatttgtctctttcgcctgatcgtcgttgagaaatctcagatttgattgtagtttttgcaagttcaacatggattataggtcaaaagttgaatgaacgagtacttgtgtcctttcgatttgttacaggttgagtcgttgttgcccataacacgctagcattctgctaatgaatgctgattggtcagtgaaggactgattacgatcggagatcccgcttgacggcatccaaagcagaaccagaatgtcggAGTGAATAGTTcagcgtggtcttt is a window of Sander vitreus isolate 19-12246 chromosome 21, sanVit1, whole genome shotgun sequence DNA encoding:
- the adprh gene encoding ADP-ribosylarginine hydrolase isoform X1, whose product is MLLSGVGDALGYRNQLWEFNKSGPAIHQELKELGGLKNIKVELPDWPVSDDTVLHLATAEGLATGKEGEKLLHEVAARYVKGMKDMDGRAPGNSTILGVSLLKPGKKGGYRVPYNPRGTGCGAAMRSMCIGLRYPKPDQLLSLVAVAVETGRMTHPHPTGFLGAVASALFTAYAVQHRPITTWGLGLINEACPIAKSFVQGQGFAVQETERDWDYFCDMWQRYLDLRGLSSGLGPVIWPSSYGPAERDEAYKSFSLWGWGGDSGHDAPMIALDALLGAGSDWEELMSRAGFHGGDSDSTAVIACCCWGLLYGTQGVPEGNYSNLEYRDRLERSAEQLYALSHACCSVRPILH
- the adprh gene encoding ADP-ribosylarginine hydrolase isoform X2, with translation MDRSITVEHYKAAMLLSGVGDALGYRNQLWEFNKSGPAIHQELKELGGLKNIKVELPDWPVSDDTVLHLATAEGLATGKEGEKLLHEVAARYVKGMKDMDGRAPGNSTILGVSLLKPGKKGGYRVPYNPRGTGCGAAMRSMCIGLRYPKPDQLLSLVAVAVETGRMTHPHPTGFLGAVASALFTAYAVQHRPITTWGLGLINEACPIAKSFVQGQGFAVQETERDWDYFCDMWQRYLDLRGLSSGLGPVIWPSSYGPAERDEAYKSFSLWGWGGDSGHDAPMIALDALLGAGSDWEELMSRAGFHGGDSDSTAVIACCCWGLLYGTQGVPEGNYSNLEYRDRLERSAEQLYALSHACCSVRPILH